A single region of the Marinobacter nanhaiticus D15-8W genome encodes:
- the pilB gene encoding type IV-A pilus assembly ATPase PilB: protein MPPSNQNVTLTGLARRFVEDGLLDEAAARDAFIQASNNKIPLITYLVQNNLADSRGLAFSAAMEFGVSVLDLSSFAPEMLPEKIVDEKLVRKHNALPLYKRGKRLFIAVSDPTNIQALDEIKFNTGLSTDAVLVDDSRLRELIDRYLESSDTSMGDLDDSDLEDIDVEGGDDEREDAGVTAADIDDAPIVKYVNKVLLDAIRGGASDIHFEPYEKTYRVRYRTDGILKEMSKPSIKLAPKISARVKIMAQLDISERRVPQDGRIKMKLSKTKAIDFRVNTLPTLWGEKIVLRILDPSSAKLGIDALGYEDEQKQMYMEALEQPQGMILVTGPTGSGKTVSLYTGLNILNTQERNISTAEDPAEINLEGINQVNVNTKVGLGFAEALRAFLRQDPDVIMVGEIRDLETANIAIKAAQTGHLVLSTLHTNSAPETLTRMMNMGVPAFNIATSVSLIIAQRLARRLCSCKEPLDVPKDVLLKEGFTEQQIETGFTLYRPKGCDKCNGGYKGRVGIYEVVKITDELANMIMEEASSIQIAKQAQAEGFANLRQSALKKVIDGMTSLEEANRVTKD from the coding sequence ATGCCTCCTAGCAATCAGAACGTTACTCTTACCGGGCTTGCACGCCGCTTCGTTGAAGACGGACTGCTGGACGAAGCCGCTGCTCGCGATGCTTTTATCCAGGCATCCAATAATAAGATCCCGCTCATCACCTATCTTGTGCAAAACAATCTAGCCGATAGCCGTGGGCTGGCGTTTTCAGCCGCAATGGAGTTTGGTGTTTCGGTACTGGATCTAAGTTCTTTCGCTCCTGAAATGCTGCCGGAGAAGATCGTCGACGAGAAACTCGTCAGGAAACATAACGCTCTACCACTCTACAAGAGGGGTAAGCGCCTCTTTATCGCGGTTTCCGATCCGACAAATATCCAGGCGCTCGATGAGATCAAGTTCAATACCGGCCTGAGTACCGACGCCGTGCTAGTCGATGACTCTCGACTCAGAGAACTCATTGACCGCTACCTCGAATCCAGCGACACCTCCATGGGAGATCTTGACGACAGCGATCTTGAAGACATCGATGTGGAGGGCGGGGACGATGAACGTGAAGACGCCGGCGTTACAGCCGCTGACATAGACGATGCACCTATCGTCAAGTACGTGAATAAAGTTCTTCTTGACGCTATCCGTGGCGGAGCTTCGGATATTCATTTTGAACCTTATGAAAAGACCTATCGAGTTCGCTATCGAACCGATGGCATTCTTAAGGAAATGTCCAAGCCCTCCATAAAGTTGGCACCGAAGATCTCCGCTCGCGTAAAGATCATGGCTCAATTGGATATTTCAGAGCGCCGCGTACCTCAAGACGGCCGTATCAAGATGAAGCTGTCCAAGACCAAAGCCATCGACTTCCGGGTAAACACCCTGCCGACACTTTGGGGCGAAAAGATCGTACTGCGAATATTGGACCCAAGCTCTGCCAAACTCGGCATTGATGCTCTGGGCTATGAGGATGAACAAAAGCAAATGTATATGGAGGCGCTGGAACAGCCTCAGGGCATGATTCTGGTTACAGGCCCTACGGGTTCGGGTAAGACAGTCTCGCTCTATACCGGCCTAAATATCCTCAATACTCAGGAACGCAATATTTCCACCGCCGAGGATCCGGCGGAAATCAATCTCGAAGGCATCAACCAGGTTAACGTCAACACCAAGGTTGGCCTCGGCTTCGCTGAAGCCCTTCGCGCATTCCTGCGTCAGGATCCGGACGTCATCATGGTCGGTGAGATCCGGGATCTGGAAACCGCCAATATAGCTATCAAGGCTGCCCAAACAGGCCACTTGGTGCTCTCGACGCTACATACTAACAGCGCCCCAGAAACACTGACCCGAATGATGAACATGGGCGTTCCCGCTTTTAACATTGCAACTTCCGTAAGCTTAATTATTGCCCAGCGACTTGCCCGACGCTTATGTAGCTGCAAAGAGCCTCTAGATGTCCCCAAGGACGTTCTTTTGAAGGAAGGCTTCACAGAGCAACAAATTGAAACAGGCTTTACTTTGTACCGACCCAAGGGCTGTGATAAATGCAATGGTGGATATAAAGGTCGCGTCGGGATTTACGAAGTGGTGAAGATTACGGATGAGCTGGCCAACATGATCATGGAAGAGGCTAGCTCCATCCAGATTGCAAAACAGGCTCAGGCGGAAGGCTTCGCAAACTTGAGGCAGTCAGCCTTGAAGAAAGTCATTGACGGCATGACCAGTCTCGAAGAAGCGAACCGCGTGACGAAGGATTAA
- a CDS encoding pilin — protein sequence MKRVQQGFTLIELMIVVAIIGILAAVAIPAYQDYTTRARMAEPVSLMSAAKLDIYERMVSEGAWPDDSDGEEIVDRIASQSDLVSAADYTAGATTADATLVELTLANTGDATNLDSKKLNFTLTPSANGLAVTCWTDIDSDYYNRIPNECRNDSAS from the coding sequence ATGAAACGTGTGCAGCAGGGTTTTACCTTGATCGAATTGATGATCGTGGTTGCAATTATCGGTATTTTGGCAGCTGTTGCCATTCCTGCTTACCAAGACTATACAACTCGCGCCCGTATGGCCGAGCCTGTATCCCTGATGTCTGCAGCAAAGCTGGATATCTATGAGCGTATGGTATCTGAGGGCGCATGGCCTGACGATAGTGACGGTGAAGAGATTGTCGATCGTATTGCGTCGCAATCTGATCTCGTAAGTGCGGCTGATTATACCGCTGGCGCCACGACTGCCGATGCAACTCTAGTCGAGCTTACACTTGCCAATACCGGTGATGCTACGAATCTGGACAGCAAGAAGCTGAACTTCACGCTAACTCCGTCGGCGAACGGGCTGGCTGTGACATGCTGGACTGATATTGATTCAGACTACTACAATCGTATTCCGAACGAATGCCGTAACGACAGCGCATCCTAA
- a CDS encoding O-antigen ligase family protein, with protein MTSTSPGWGLFEGLPLTFVRSVWWYFSVFLIFVLFFFAFFGGIVRVLGVGGFDQVRVALVSYLAVSVVLSVLFFNWRSSRSPSAILFLLGTLLFVLSSLISDHLYAVSKFWLANLSYFLFALLFVFVFFSSQSPQFRITLAQVVICAVFVFSLVYLSLYVALLVAGGMQSFRGAIIGSGFANINFLGQVATWCIPLLSAAASYEYRYRRQLIRILSFSLMSGLWFIVLSVSIRGTILSIALSSVFLFLVFGGRSRNHVYPALLSFVLAFLLWVAVTQFVIDSKDLISNEFVVDPTGRVMLWREAWGMSFVNFPWGMGGESWILHAPVDGNFISNLSHGHPHNTYFLFAAEYGWVSLLGLALVFLAFALRIRYFKMTVKLSSKADSAKVMLTLGFIYSCVSGLLHAGVSGNLLMPSSAIVGVTCLSSLWALLEAESSGFIVSNNQVRGSNVLVPICMVLMLSTWAILWSRGVYDYWESMKLDGGRYSEGGVTYYPRFWLHGYAADLPASYQSVH; from the coding sequence GTGACCAGCACATCACCGGGCTGGGGGTTATTTGAGGGTCTTCCTTTGACATTCGTCCGGAGTGTTTGGTGGTATTTTTCTGTTTTCCTCATTTTCGTCCTATTTTTCTTCGCGTTTTTTGGTGGGATAGTGCGAGTACTTGGGGTTGGAGGGTTTGATCAGGTCAGAGTTGCTCTTGTTTCCTATCTGGCTGTTTCTGTAGTTCTTTCTGTCCTTTTTTTTAACTGGCGTTCTTCTAGAAGTCCTAGTGCTATATTGTTTCTGCTCGGTACTCTGCTTTTCGTATTATCTAGTCTGATCTCAGATCATCTGTATGCAGTGTCGAAGTTTTGGCTGGCAAACCTTTCCTATTTTTTGTTCGCCCTGTTGTTTGTCTTCGTGTTTTTCTCTTCGCAATCTCCTCAGTTTCGTATCACTCTGGCTCAAGTCGTAATATGCGCAGTATTCGTCTTTTCATTAGTTTACCTTTCATTATATGTTGCTTTATTGGTGGCTGGAGGTATGCAAAGTTTCAGAGGTGCGATAATTGGCTCGGGTTTTGCAAATATCAACTTTTTAGGCCAAGTGGCTACATGGTGCATACCCTTGTTGTCCGCTGCGGCTTCATATGAATATAGGTATCGTCGCCAACTAATTAGAATACTATCATTTTCTCTTATGTCTGGATTGTGGTTCATCGTATTGAGCGTCTCAATCCGGGGGACGATTCTTAGTATAGCCTTATCTAGTGTTTTTCTATTTCTTGTATTTGGAGGTAGAAGTAGGAATCATGTATATCCGGCTTTACTCTCCTTTGTTCTTGCCTTTTTGTTATGGGTGGCAGTCACTCAATTTGTTATAGATTCCAAAGATCTTATTTCCAATGAGTTTGTTGTAGACCCAACGGGGCGCGTAATGTTATGGAGAGAGGCTTGGGGCATGAGCTTCGTAAATTTCCCTTGGGGTATGGGAGGTGAATCATGGATATTGCACGCACCGGTAGACGGTAATTTTATTTCTAACTTGTCCCACGGTCATCCCCATAACACATATTTTTTGTTTGCTGCGGAGTATGGGTGGGTTTCGCTTCTTGGATTGGCGTTAGTTTTTCTTGCTTTTGCATTAAGGATTAGATATTTCAAAATGACCGTTAAGCTGTCCAGTAAGGCCGATTCGGCAAAAGTTATGCTGACTCTTGGTTTTATTTATTCGTGCGTCTCTGGTCTACTTCATGCCGGTGTTTCTGGCAATCTGCTGATGCCAAGTTCGGCGATAGTTGGTGTTACTTGTTTGTCTTCTTTGTGGGCATTGCTGGAGGCTGAATCTTCCGGCTTTATTGTCTCGAACAACCAAGTGCGCGGCTCGAATGTTCTTGTGCCTATTTGTATGGTGCTAATGCTTTCTACATGGGCGATTTTGTGGTCTAGGGGTGTTTATGACTATTGGGAATCAATGAAACTCGATGGCGGGCGTTATTCAGAGGGAGGAGTAACGTACTACCCTAGATTTTGGCTGCATGGATATGCTGCAGATTTGCCCGCTTCTTATCAATCCGTGCATTGA
- a CDS encoding IS3 family transposase, protein MALGRRGKPDKLMLHTDQGVQYRTAQYQALLTLNGIEPSMSRKGNCLDNAAMVSLFHTLKTEHVRHHRYRTHQQARQSLLDYMTPF, encoded by the coding sequence ATGGCTTTAGGGCGACGCGGCAAACCGGACAAGCTCATGCTTCATACCGACCAGGGCGTTCAGTACCGCACCGCTCAGTACCAGGCACTGCTAACCCTTAATGGCATCGAGCCCAGCATGAGTCGTAAAGGCAACTGCCTCGATAATGCGGCAATGGTGAGCCTCTTCCATACGTTGAAGACCGAGCATGTACGGCACCATCGATACCGGACACACCAGCAGGCTCGACAAAGTTTATTGGATTACATGACACCCTTTTGA
- a CDS encoding DDE-type integrase/transposase/recombinase, translating to MLQQIEQVHHQNRHAYCPLRIRKELLSQGVLGGVNRIAKLKRQAGLVTALAKVWQRSCRGQTFEHIVERRLLRCFSAEAPNQRWVGDITFISTAEGWLYLSAFMDLFSRMIVGWSKMAALVETWLQRHWRWL from the coding sequence CTGCTGCAGCAGATCGAGCAGGTTCACCATCAGAATCGGCACGCCTACTGTCCGCTTAGGATCAGGAAGGAGTTGCTCAGCCAAGGGGTTCTGGGCGGTGTGAACCGCATTGCGAAGCTCAAGCGCCAGGCGGGTCTGGTGACCGCTCTAGCCAAGGTCTGGCAACGTTCCTGTCGTGGCCAAACCTTCGAACACATCGTTGAGCGTCGGCTGCTCAGGTGCTTCTCGGCTGAGGCACCGAATCAGCGCTGGGTGGGCGATATTACCTTCATCTCCACCGCAGAAGGCTGGCTGTACCTCTCCGCCTTCATGGACCTGTTCTCACGCATGATTGTAGGCTGGTCGAAAATGGCGGCCCTAGTCGAAACCTGGCTACAGAGGCACTGGAGATGGCTTTAG
- the rfaH gene encoding transcription/translation regulatory transformer protein RfaH, which translates to MTWYVLRHKPNQGDRAVEHLQSQEVACFYPKIEVEKVKAGRRFKRLEALFPGYIFFRMEPDDPQWAKLRSTRGVLRVVSFAGNPAPVGDDVIAQIKEGMQAIAERGGMKPGQPIEIQEGPFKGFSAIFQTYDGDTRAIVLLEFLQKQQRVRMPVSSIKR; encoded by the coding sequence ATGACTTGGTACGTTCTACGGCACAAACCAAATCAGGGCGATCGCGCGGTAGAGCACCTACAAAGTCAGGAAGTTGCTTGCTTCTATCCCAAGATCGAAGTCGAGAAGGTCAAAGCTGGTCGGCGTTTTAAAAGGCTTGAAGCGCTTTTCCCCGGTTACATCTTTTTCAGAATGGAACCCGACGACCCTCAATGGGCAAAGCTTCGCTCAACTCGAGGTGTACTACGCGTAGTCAGTTTTGCCGGGAATCCTGCACCGGTTGGTGACGATGTCATCGCTCAGATTAAAGAAGGCATGCAAGCCATCGCGGAGCGGGGTGGTATGAAGCCTGGCCAGCCCATTGAGATTCAGGAAGGTCCCTTTAAAGGCTTTAGCGCGATTTTTCAAACCTACGACGGTGACACCCGAGCCATTGTTCTGCTTGAGTTTTTGCAGAAGCAACAGCGGGTGCGCATGCCGGTATCTTCCATAAAACGCTAA